Proteins found in one Pseudopipra pipra isolate bDixPip1 chromosome 19, bDixPip1.hap1, whole genome shotgun sequence genomic segment:
- the LOC135424735 gene encoding uncharacterized protein LOC135424735, whose product MRAVLRHGRLPWPRGVLGGSQPRRPPRPAAVSPRTVDLRSDTVTRPCAGMRRAMARAVVGDDDYGEDPAVNELQRRAAGTLGTEAALFVPTATMANLIAVMCHCQQRGTQLFLGQNAHLHLYEHGGAAQVAGVHSQALPDLPDGTFDLDQLELIIREAHGSRYHPRPQLICLENTHSSAGGRVLPLTYLRQVRELADHYGLQVHMDGARLMNAAVAQGVEPAQITQHCDSVSLCFSKGLGAPAGAVLAGRREFIAEAWRTRKLLGGGMRQAGVLAAAALLGLRHAEATLHRDHDNARRFAEGIHVLDLSLCSVNLAAVETNIVMVNVRGAWPSPAELCDHLRATSEEEVAETGQAVSVLLLPWSAHTVRAVWHRDISAHDTELARSKLEFVARKCQEKLALGLHPTPLGTGGA is encoded by the exons ATGCGGGCGGTGCTGCGGCACGGACGGctgccctggcccagggggGTGCTCGGGGGGTCGCAGCCGCGGaggcccccccgccccgccgcggtTTCCCCGCGCACCGTGGACCTGCGGAGCGACACGGTAACCCGGCCGTGCGCGGGGATGCGCCGCGCCATGGCCCGCGCCGTCGTGGGCGACGACGACTACGGGGAGGACCCGGCGGTGAACG AGCTGCAGCGCCGGGCCGCGGGGACCCTGGGGACGGAGGCGGCTCTGTTCGTGCCCACGGCCACCATGGCCAACCTTATTGCTG TGATGTGCCACTGCCAGCAGAGGGGGACTCAGCTGTTCCTGGGCCAGAACGCCCACCTGCACCTCTATGAGCATGGTGGGGCCGCACAG GTTGCCGGTGTCCATTCCCAAGCCCTGCCAGATCTGCCAGACGGCACCTTCGACCTGGACCAGCTGGAGCTGATCATCCGCGAGGCCCACGGCAGCCGGTACCACCCACGCCCTCAGCTCATCTGCCTGGAGAACACGCACAGCTCGGCGGGAGGCCGGGTGCTGCCCCTCACCTACCTCAGGCAG gtCCGTGAGCTCGCTGACCACTACGGGCTGCAGGTGCACATGGACGGTGCACGGCTGATGAATGCGGCGGTGGCCCAGGGTGTGGAGCCTGCTCAGATCACCCAGCACTGTGACTCCGTGTCCCTCTGCTTCTCCAAG GGCCTGGGGGCCCCGGCCGGCGCGGTGCTGGCGGGGCGCAGGGAGTTCATCGCCGAGGCCTGGCGCACGCGGAAGCTGCTGGGCGGGGGGATGCGGCAGGCGGGAGTGCTGGCGGCTGCTGCTCTCCTCGGGCTGCGGCACGCGGAGGCCACGCTGCACAGAGACCACGACAATGCCCGGCGCTTTGCAGAAG GCATCCACGTGCTGGACTTGTCTCTCTGCTCTGTTAACCTGGCAGCGGTGGAGACCAACATCGTGATGGTAAATGTCCGGGGGGCCTGGCCATCCCCTGCCGAGCTCTGCGATCACCTGCGTGCCACCAGCGAAGAGGAGGTGGCTGAGACCGGGCAGGCTGTCAGCgtcctgctgctcccctggTCGGCACACACCGTGCGCGCCGTCTGGCACCGCGACATCTCGGCCCACGACACTGAGCTCGCAAGGAGCAAGCTGGAGTTTGTTGCCAGGAAGTGTCAGGAGAAGCTGGCCCTGGGACTGCATCCAACtcctttgggcacagggggagcCTGA
- the AFMID gene encoding kynurenine formamidase isoform X4 produces MGGWRDMSAEALEDQYSPSRWSPRLDRDTIIDAHLAVTAAGTERARASAQTSLHVPYGKGDGEKLDIYFPTDHSGTFPVLVYIHGGYWQCLSKDESGFAAPPLVSQGVAVVAVGYDTAPRGHMDTMVLQVRRSLAFLVEQYPEIREVAQRNSPMRHVAPAVPAACEVLVVVAQHDSPEFRRQSQEYSQALRAAGWSVSLLDLAGVDHFDVIEKLSENSYILTQVILNMISRA; encoded by the exons ATGGGCGGGTGGCGGGACATGTCCGCCGAG GCGCTGGAGGACCAGTACTCCCCCAGCCGCTGGTCCCCCCGCCTCGACCGGGACACCATCATCGACGCCCACCTCGCGGTGACGGCGGCAG GAACCGAGCGGGCCCGGGCCAGCGCCCAGACCTCGCTGCACGTCCCCTATGGCAAAGGCGACGGGGAGAAGCTGGACATCTATTTCCCCACGGACCATTCTGGGA CCTTCCCGGTCCTGGTCTACATCCATGGCGGATACTGGCAGTGCCTGAG TAAGGACGAGTCGGGGTTTGCAGCCCCCCCGCTGGTGTCGCAGGGGGTGGCGGTGGTGGCAGTGGGGTACGACACAGCCCCCAGAG GCCACATGGACACTATGGTTCTGCAGGTGCGCCGCAGCCTTGCCTTCCTGGTGGAGCAGTACCCTGAGATCAG GGAGGTGGCCCAGAGGAATAGTCCCATGCGACACGTTGCCCCGGCGGTGCCAGCGGCCTGTGAGGTGCTTGTGGTGGTGGCCCAGCACGACTCCCCGGAGTTTCGCAGGCAGTCGCAGGAGTACAGCCAG GCCCTGCGTGCAGCCGGCTGGTCCGTCTCCCTGCTGGATCTGGCCGGTGTGGATCACTTTGATGTCATTGAGAAGCTGTCGGAGAACAGCTACATCCTCACTCAG GTCATTCTGAACATGATTTCAAGAGCATGA
- the AFMID gene encoding kynurenine formamidase isoform X2 → MGGWRDMSAEALEDQYSPSRWSPRLDRDTIIDAHLAVTAAGTERARASAQTSLHVPYGKGDGEKLDIYFPTDHSGTFPVLVYIHGGYWQCLSKDESGFAAPPLVSQGVAVVAVGYDTAPRGHMDTMVLQVRRSLAFLVEQYPEIRGIYLCGHSAGAHLAAMVLFTDWTEFHVVPDIKGAVLVSGVYDLEPILHTYVNDALNMSREVAQRNSPMRHVAPAVPAACEVLVVVAQHDSPEFRRQSQEYSQALRAAGWSVSLLDLAGVDHFDVIEKLSENSYILTQVILNMISRA, encoded by the exons ATGGGCGGGTGGCGGGACATGTCCGCCGAG GCGCTGGAGGACCAGTACTCCCCCAGCCGCTGGTCCCCCCGCCTCGACCGGGACACCATCATCGACGCCCACCTCGCGGTGACGGCGGCAG GAACCGAGCGGGCCCGGGCCAGCGCCCAGACCTCGCTGCACGTCCCCTATGGCAAAGGCGACGGGGAGAAGCTGGACATCTATTTCCCCACGGACCATTCTGGGA CCTTCCCGGTCCTGGTCTACATCCATGGCGGATACTGGCAGTGCCTGAG TAAGGACGAGTCGGGGTTTGCAGCCCCCCCGCTGGTGTCGCAGGGGGTGGCGGTGGTGGCAGTGGGGTACGACACAGCCCCCAGAG GCCACATGGACACTATGGTTCTGCAGGTGCGCCGCAGCCTTGCCTTCCTGGTGGAGCAGTACCCTGAGATCAG AGGCATTTACCTGTGTGGGCACTCGGCAGGGGCCCACCTGGCAGCCATGGTGCTGTTCACAGACTGGACGGAATTCCACGTGGTGCCAGATATCAAAG GAGCAGTGCTGGTGAGCGGCGTGTACGATCTGGAGCCCATCCTGCACACCTATGTGAACGATGCTCTGAACATGAGCCG GGAGGTGGCCCAGAGGAATAGTCCCATGCGACACGTTGCCCCGGCGGTGCCAGCGGCCTGTGAGGTGCTTGTGGTGGTGGCCCAGCACGACTCCCCGGAGTTTCGCAGGCAGTCGCAGGAGTACAGCCAG GCCCTGCGTGCAGCCGGCTGGTCCGTCTCCCTGCTGGATCTGGCCGGTGTGGATCACTTTGATGTCATTGAGAAGCTGTCGGAGAACAGCTACATCCTCACTCAG GTCATTCTGAACATGATTTCAAGAGCATGA
- the AFMID gene encoding kynurenine formamidase isoform X1: MGGWRDMSAEALEDQYSPSRWSPRLDRDTIIDAHLAVTAAGTERARASAQTSLHVPYGKGDGEKLDIYFPTDHSGTFPVLVYIHGGYWQCLSKDESGFAAPPLVSQGVAVVAVGYDTAPRGHMDTMVLQVRRSLAFLVEQYPEIRGIYLCGHSAGAHLAAMVLFTDWTEFHVVPDIKVTLPLGAVLVSGVYDLEPILHTYVNDALNMSREVAQRNSPMRHVAPAVPAACEVLVVVAQHDSPEFRRQSQEYSQALRAAGWSVSLLDLAGVDHFDVIEKLSENSYILTQVILNMISRA; the protein is encoded by the exons ATGGGCGGGTGGCGGGACATGTCCGCCGAG GCGCTGGAGGACCAGTACTCCCCCAGCCGCTGGTCCCCCCGCCTCGACCGGGACACCATCATCGACGCCCACCTCGCGGTGACGGCGGCAG GAACCGAGCGGGCCCGGGCCAGCGCCCAGACCTCGCTGCACGTCCCCTATGGCAAAGGCGACGGGGAGAAGCTGGACATCTATTTCCCCACGGACCATTCTGGGA CCTTCCCGGTCCTGGTCTACATCCATGGCGGATACTGGCAGTGCCTGAG TAAGGACGAGTCGGGGTTTGCAGCCCCCCCGCTGGTGTCGCAGGGGGTGGCGGTGGTGGCAGTGGGGTACGACACAGCCCCCAGAG GCCACATGGACACTATGGTTCTGCAGGTGCGCCGCAGCCTTGCCTTCCTGGTGGAGCAGTACCCTGAGATCAG AGGCATTTACCTGTGTGGGCACTCGGCAGGGGCCCACCTGGCAGCCATGGTGCTGTTCACAGACTGGACGGAATTCCACGTGGTGCCAGATATCAAAG TGACTCTGCCTTTAGGAGCAGTGCTGGTGAGCGGCGTGTACGATCTGGAGCCCATCCTGCACACCTATGTGAACGATGCTCTGAACATGAGCCG GGAGGTGGCCCAGAGGAATAGTCCCATGCGACACGTTGCCCCGGCGGTGCCAGCGGCCTGTGAGGTGCTTGTGGTGGTGGCCCAGCACGACTCCCCGGAGTTTCGCAGGCAGTCGCAGGAGTACAGCCAG GCCCTGCGTGCAGCCGGCTGGTCCGTCTCCCTGCTGGATCTGGCCGGTGTGGATCACTTTGATGTCATTGAGAAGCTGTCGGAGAACAGCTACATCCTCACTCAG GTCATTCTGAACATGATTTCAAGAGCATGA
- the AFMID gene encoding kynurenine formamidase isoform X3: MGGWRDMSAEALEDQYSPSRWSPRLDRDTIIDAHLAVTAAGTERARASAQTSLHVPYGKGDGEKLDIYFPTDHSGSHMDTMVLQVRRSLAFLVEQYPEIRGIYLCGHSAGAHLAAMVLFTDWTEFHVVPDIKVTLPLGAVLVSGVYDLEPILHTYVNDALNMSREVAQRNSPMRHVAPAVPAACEVLVVVAQHDSPEFRRQSQEYSQALRAAGWSVSLLDLAGVDHFDVIEKLSENSYILTQVILNMISRA, translated from the exons ATGGGCGGGTGGCGGGACATGTCCGCCGAG GCGCTGGAGGACCAGTACTCCCCCAGCCGCTGGTCCCCCCGCCTCGACCGGGACACCATCATCGACGCCCACCTCGCGGTGACGGCGGCAG GAACCGAGCGGGCCCGGGCCAGCGCCCAGACCTCGCTGCACGTCCCCTATGGCAAAGGCGACGGGGAGAAGCTGGACATCTATTTCCCCACGGACCATTCTGGGA GCCACATGGACACTATGGTTCTGCAGGTGCGCCGCAGCCTTGCCTTCCTGGTGGAGCAGTACCCTGAGATCAG AGGCATTTACCTGTGTGGGCACTCGGCAGGGGCCCACCTGGCAGCCATGGTGCTGTTCACAGACTGGACGGAATTCCACGTGGTGCCAGATATCAAAG TGACTCTGCCTTTAGGAGCAGTGCTGGTGAGCGGCGTGTACGATCTGGAGCCCATCCTGCACACCTATGTGAACGATGCTCTGAACATGAGCCG GGAGGTGGCCCAGAGGAATAGTCCCATGCGACACGTTGCCCCGGCGGTGCCAGCGGCCTGTGAGGTGCTTGTGGTGGTGGCCCAGCACGACTCCCCGGAGTTTCGCAGGCAGTCGCAGGAGTACAGCCAG GCCCTGCGTGCAGCCGGCTGGTCCGTCTCCCTGCTGGATCTGGCCGGTGTGGATCACTTTGATGTCATTGAGAAGCTGTCGGAGAACAGCTACATCCTCACTCAG GTCATTCTGAACATGATTTCAAGAGCATGA
- the TK1 gene encoding thymidine kinase, cytosolic: MNCLTVPGVHPGSPSRPRGQIQVIFGPMFSGKSTELMRRVRRFQLAQYRCLLVKYAKDTRYSSSGVSTHDKSTMEAVPAGLLQDVYQEALGAAVIGIDEGQFFPDIVEFCETMANAGKTVIVAALDGTFQRKAFGSILNLVPLAESVVKLNAVCMECFREASYTKRLGAEREVEVIGGADKYHSVCRACYFRKRPQQPGLENKENMPLGLRQREAAAIRKIFT; the protein is encoded by the exons ATGAACTGCCTGACGGTGCCCGGCGTCCACCCCGGCTCGCCCAGCCGGCCCCGCGGGCAGATACAG GTGATCTTCGGGCCGATGTTCTCCGGGAAGAG CACGGAGCTCATGCGGCGGGTGCGGCGGTTCCAGCTTGCCCAGTACCGGTGCCTGCTGGTGAAGTACGCCAAGGACACGCGCTACAGCTCCTCCGGGGTCTCCACACACGACAA GAGCACCATGGAAGCTGTGCCCGCCGGGCTCCTCCAGGATGTGTACCAGGAGGCGCTGGGCGCCGCCGTCATCGGCATCGACGAGGGCCAGTTT TTCCCAGATATTGTGGAGTTCTGCGAGACAATGGCCAACGCCGGGAAAACAGTCATCGTTGCTGCTCTGGATGGGACTTTCCAGAGAAAG GCCTTTGGGAGCATCCTGAACCTCGTGCCGCTGGCGGAGAGCGTGGTGAAGCTGAATGCCGTGTGCATGGAGTGCTTCCGGGAGGCCTCCTACACCAagaggctgggagcagagcgGGAG GTTGAAGTGATTGGAGGAGCTGACAAGTACCACTCTGTGTGCCGAGCCTGCTACTTCCGCAAGCGGccccagcagcctgggctggagaacAAGGAGAACATGCCCCTGGGGTTGAGGCAGCGAGAGGCAGCTGCCATTCGGAAGATCTTCACTTGA
- the SYNGR2 gene encoding synaptogyrin-2, protein MEGGGSGAYGAAKAGGAFDLVRFVQQPQVLARIVSAIFALIVFACLVGDGYISTPEDSHLFCVFNHNEDACRYGIGIGVLAFLACIFFFMVDVYFPQISNATDRKYLVLADLGFSGLWTFLWFIGFCFLTNQWSWTWTEQVYIVADSARAAITFSFFSIFSWGLLLTFAYKRYKMGVEDFAQSYVDPTPEVSTPYSSYPNISHESYQQPPFTHTAEAPEGYQPPPVY, encoded by the exons ATGGagggcggcggcagcggcgccTACGGGGCGGCGAAGGCTGGCGGCGCCTTCGACCTGGTCCGTTTCGTACAGCAGCCGCAGGTGCTGGCGCGGATCGTCAGTGCG ATCTTCGCCCTGATCGTGTTCGCCTGCCTGGTCGGGGATGGCTACATCAGCACGCCCGAGGACTCCCATCTCTTCTGTGTCTTCAACCACAATGAGGACGCCTGTCGCTACGGCATCGGCATCGGCGTCCTCGCCTTCCTCGCCTGCATCTTCTTCTTCATGGTGGACGTCTACTTCCCCCAGATCAGCAACGCCACCGACCGCAAGTACTTGGTCCTGGCCGACCTCGGCTTCTCAG GTCTCTGGACCTTCCTGTGGTTCATCGGGTTCTGCTTCTTGACCAACCAGTGGTCCTGGACATGGACTGAGCAGGTGTACATCGTGGCAGACTCTGCCCGCGCTGCCATCACCTTCAGTTTCTTCTCCATCTTCTCCTGG ggcctcctgtTGACCTTCGCTTACAAGAGGTACAAAATGGGGGTGGAGGACTTTGCTCAAAGCTATGTCGACCCCACCCCAGAGGTTTCGACTCCCTACTCCAGCTACCCCAACATCAGCCATGAGAGCTACCAGCAGCCGCCCTTCACCCACACGGCAGAGGCCCCGGAGGGGTACCAGCCCCCCCCGGTGTACTGA
- the TMC6 gene encoding transmembrane channel-like protein 6 isoform X1, with product MSQPPSITLHVPEGTESDGQEPSPDSERALHTSFHQLILEQSSLIEAGLELEMKERDRESPACLAPPDACAAAWPEPGQGEQCPGYSSASLQILASMPSRTIGCSLGAIISQYCNRTARLRRRSSRPPLQQLCRAARPSLRQYDLDTDPDRATLEDKWSLLVKELLSLSPYQRSQMLLTLPISLAEKRTLRRQVNRQRGLLRQRAQHWAPSSPCGWSIVYIGLGCRGLWYRLLSLLRTAQPWHYTLKQISGRFGSSVLSYFLFLKTLLMFNFFSFLILLAFVVALQAVYPPTSASPPPFTGLELLTGAGYFTHSLLYYGYYSNVTLNDPCTPGSKGSACPPAAPPFPYNMPLAYLFSVGVSFLVTCILLVYCVSCSFRESVGSSMGDLAVKVFCAWDFKVIQRRSVKLQCENFCTQLKELLAEQRSRSHSQSLCQRLRHCIVVLLAWTLALGSVLGCTLAVHHLSKHMHVVQQEQRAQGSGRWQQEAILLVLPLVVSLLNALMPHLYNLLAMWEKQDSPVTQVYVAICRNLILKMVVLSLLCFQWLSRSVVCSTEECWETCVGQDLYRFVVMDFIFTLLDTLFGELVWRLILEKRLRQRPEFDIARNVLELIYGQTLTWLGILFAPLLPAVQMLKLLLLFYIKKTSLMRNCQSPSKPWQASHMSTIFITLLCFPFFLGATIFLSYTIWSVQPSEMCGPFRGLETIYKSGKSWVLVLQKSNPNITWFAWVHQHLVENTFLLFFTSGALLAVIYFYIQVVRGQQRVICLLREQIAKEGEDKIFLMQKLHSVYEQRERRA from the exons ATGTCCCAGCCGCCCTCCATCACCCTCCACGTCCCCGAGGGCACCGAGAGCGATGG CCAGGAGCCGAGCCCGGACAGCGAGAGAGCCCTGCACACCTCCTTCCACCAGCTTatcctggagcagagcagcttgATCGAGGCAGGTCTGGAGCTGGAGATGAAGGAGAGGGACAGAG AGTCCCCAGCCTGCCTGGCTCCCCCAGATGCCTGTGCCGCGGCCTGgccagagccagggcagggtgagcagtgccctggctactcctctgcctccctgcagATCCTGGCCAGCATGCCCAGCCGCACCATCG GATGCAGCCTCGGGGCCATCATCTCCCAGTACTGCAACCGTACGGCCCGGCTGCGGCGCCGGAGCAGCCGCCcgcccctgcagcagctgtgccgTGCGGCGCGGCCCAGCCTGCGGCAGTACGACCTGGACACTGACCCCGACAGGGCCACGCTGGAAG acaaGTGGAGCCTGCTGGtgaaggagctgctgagccTCTCGCCCTACCAGCGCAGCCAGATGCTGCTCACTTTGCCCATCAGCCTGGCAGAGAAACGCACCCTCCG GCGGCAGGTGAACAGGCAGAGGGGCCTCCTGAGGCAGCGTGCCCAGCACTGGGCCCCCTCCTCGCCCTGTGGATGGTCCATCGTCTACATCGGCCTC ggctgccgAGGTCTCTGGTAcaggctcctctccctgctccgcACCGCGCAGCCCTGGCACTACACCTTGAAGCAAATCAGTGGCCGCTTTGGCTCCAGCGTCCTCTCCTACTTCCTCTTCCTCAAGACGCTCCTTATGTTCAACTTCTTCTCATTTCTCATCCTCCTGGCCTTCGTGGTGGCCCTGCAGGCTGTGTACCCCCCTACCTCGGCCAGCCCCCCCCCCTTCACCGGCCTGGAGCTCCTCACAGGAGCG GGCTACTTCACACACTCACTGCTGTACTATGGCTACTACAGCAACGTCACCCTCAATGACCCCTGCACCCCTGGCTCCAAGGGCAGCGCGTgcccccccgcagcccccccgtTCCCGTACAACATGCCGCTGGCCTACCTGTTCAGCGTTGGGGTCTCCTTCCTCGTCACCTGCATCCTGCTGGTGTACTG CGTGTCCTGCTCTTTTCGGGAGAGCGTGGGAAGCTCCATGGGGGACCTGGCTGTCAAAGTCTTCTGCGCCTGGGACTTCAAGGTGATCCAGAGGCGCTCAGTGAAGCTGCAGTGTGAGAACTTCTGCACCCAGCTGAAG gagctgctggcagagcagcgctcccgctcccaCTCCCAGAGCCTCTGCCAGCGCCTGAGGCACTGCATCGTGGTACTCCTGGCCTGGACCCTGGCACTGGGCTCGGTGCTGGGCTGCACACTGGCTGTGCACCACTTGTCTAAGCACATGCATGTG GTTCAGCAGGAGCAGCGAGCACAGGGCAGTGGCAGGTGGCAGCAGGAAGCCATCCTGCTGGTCCTGCCCCTCGTGGTATCCCTCCTCAATGCACTGATGCCCCACCTGTACAACTTGCTGGCGATGTGGGAGAAGCAGGACTCCCCTGTGACACAGGTCTACGTGGCCATCTGCAG gaaCCTCATTCTGAAGATGGTGGTCCTCAGCCTGCTGTGTTTCCAGTGGCTCAGCCGGAGTGTTGTCTGCTCAACAGAGGAG TGCTGGGAGACATGTGTGGGGCAGGACCTTTATCGCTTTGTGGTGATGGATTTCATATTCACCTTGCTAGACACGCTCTTTGGGGAGCTGGTGTGGAG gctgatcctggagaagaggctgaggcAGAGGCCCGAGTTTGACATTGCCCGAAATGTGCTGGAGCTGATCTACGGGCAGACCCTGACCTG gcTGGGCATTCTCTTTGCTCCACTCCTGCCGGCCGTGCAGatgctgaagctgctgctgctgttctatATCAAAAAG ACCAGCCTGATGCGGAACTGCCAGTCCCCCAGCAAGCCCTGGCAAGCGTCGCATATGAGCACCATTTTCATCACCCTGCTTTGCTTCCCCTTCTTCCTGGGTGCAACCATCTTCCTCTCCTACACCATCTGGTC GGTGCAGCCATCAGAGATGTGCGGACCCTTCCGGGGGCTAGAAACCATCTACAAATCAGGGAAGAGCTGGGTGCTAGTGCTGCAGAAGTCCAACCCCAACATCACTTGGTTTGCCTGGGTCCACCAGCACCTGGTGGAGAACACCTTCCTCCTGTTCTTCACGTCCGGGGCCCTCCT AGCTGTGATCTACTTCTACATCCAAGTGGTGAGAGGCCAGCAGAGGGTCATCTGCCTGCTCAGGGAGCAGATCGCCAAG GAGGGGGAAGATAAGATATTTCTCATGCAGAAGCTTCACTCCGTTTATGAGCAGCGAGAGAGACGTGCCTGA
- the TMC6 gene encoding transmembrane channel-like protein 6 isoform X2: MPSRTIGCSLGAIISQYCNRTARLRRRSSRPPLQQLCRAARPSLRQYDLDTDPDRATLEDKWSLLVKELLSLSPYQRSQMLLTLPISLAEKRTLRRQVNRQRGLLRQRAQHWAPSSPCGWSIVYIGLGCRGLWYRLLSLLRTAQPWHYTLKQISGRFGSSVLSYFLFLKTLLMFNFFSFLILLAFVVALQAVYPPTSASPPPFTGLELLTGAGYFTHSLLYYGYYSNVTLNDPCTPGSKGSACPPAAPPFPYNMPLAYLFSVGVSFLVTCILLVYCVSCSFRESVGSSMGDLAVKVFCAWDFKVIQRRSVKLQCENFCTQLKELLAEQRSRSHSQSLCQRLRHCIVVLLAWTLALGSVLGCTLAVHHLSKHMHVVQQEQRAQGSGRWQQEAILLVLPLVVSLLNALMPHLYNLLAMWEKQDSPVTQVYVAICRNLILKMVVLSLLCFQWLSRSVVCSTEECWETCVGQDLYRFVVMDFIFTLLDTLFGELVWRLILEKRLRQRPEFDIARNVLELIYGQTLTWLGILFAPLLPAVQMLKLLLLFYIKKTSLMRNCQSPSKPWQASHMSTIFITLLCFPFFLGATIFLSYTIWSVQPSEMCGPFRGLETIYKSGKSWVLVLQKSNPNITWFAWVHQHLVENTFLLFFTSGALLAVIYFYIQVVRGQQRVICLLREQIAKEGEDKIFLMQKLHSVYEQRERRA; this comes from the exons ATGCCCAGCCGCACCATCG GATGCAGCCTCGGGGCCATCATCTCCCAGTACTGCAACCGTACGGCCCGGCTGCGGCGCCGGAGCAGCCGCCcgcccctgcagcagctgtgccgTGCGGCGCGGCCCAGCCTGCGGCAGTACGACCTGGACACTGACCCCGACAGGGCCACGCTGGAAG acaaGTGGAGCCTGCTGGtgaaggagctgctgagccTCTCGCCCTACCAGCGCAGCCAGATGCTGCTCACTTTGCCCATCAGCCTGGCAGAGAAACGCACCCTCCG GCGGCAGGTGAACAGGCAGAGGGGCCTCCTGAGGCAGCGTGCCCAGCACTGGGCCCCCTCCTCGCCCTGTGGATGGTCCATCGTCTACATCGGCCTC ggctgccgAGGTCTCTGGTAcaggctcctctccctgctccgcACCGCGCAGCCCTGGCACTACACCTTGAAGCAAATCAGTGGCCGCTTTGGCTCCAGCGTCCTCTCCTACTTCCTCTTCCTCAAGACGCTCCTTATGTTCAACTTCTTCTCATTTCTCATCCTCCTGGCCTTCGTGGTGGCCCTGCAGGCTGTGTACCCCCCTACCTCGGCCAGCCCCCCCCCCTTCACCGGCCTGGAGCTCCTCACAGGAGCG GGCTACTTCACACACTCACTGCTGTACTATGGCTACTACAGCAACGTCACCCTCAATGACCCCTGCACCCCTGGCTCCAAGGGCAGCGCGTgcccccccgcagcccccccgtTCCCGTACAACATGCCGCTGGCCTACCTGTTCAGCGTTGGGGTCTCCTTCCTCGTCACCTGCATCCTGCTGGTGTACTG CGTGTCCTGCTCTTTTCGGGAGAGCGTGGGAAGCTCCATGGGGGACCTGGCTGTCAAAGTCTTCTGCGCCTGGGACTTCAAGGTGATCCAGAGGCGCTCAGTGAAGCTGCAGTGTGAGAACTTCTGCACCCAGCTGAAG gagctgctggcagagcagcgctcccgctcccaCTCCCAGAGCCTCTGCCAGCGCCTGAGGCACTGCATCGTGGTACTCCTGGCCTGGACCCTGGCACTGGGCTCGGTGCTGGGCTGCACACTGGCTGTGCACCACTTGTCTAAGCACATGCATGTG GTTCAGCAGGAGCAGCGAGCACAGGGCAGTGGCAGGTGGCAGCAGGAAGCCATCCTGCTGGTCCTGCCCCTCGTGGTATCCCTCCTCAATGCACTGATGCCCCACCTGTACAACTTGCTGGCGATGTGGGAGAAGCAGGACTCCCCTGTGACACAGGTCTACGTGGCCATCTGCAG gaaCCTCATTCTGAAGATGGTGGTCCTCAGCCTGCTGTGTTTCCAGTGGCTCAGCCGGAGTGTTGTCTGCTCAACAGAGGAG TGCTGGGAGACATGTGTGGGGCAGGACCTTTATCGCTTTGTGGTGATGGATTTCATATTCACCTTGCTAGACACGCTCTTTGGGGAGCTGGTGTGGAG gctgatcctggagaagaggctgaggcAGAGGCCCGAGTTTGACATTGCCCGAAATGTGCTGGAGCTGATCTACGGGCAGACCCTGACCTG gcTGGGCATTCTCTTTGCTCCACTCCTGCCGGCCGTGCAGatgctgaagctgctgctgctgttctatATCAAAAAG ACCAGCCTGATGCGGAACTGCCAGTCCCCCAGCAAGCCCTGGCAAGCGTCGCATATGAGCACCATTTTCATCACCCTGCTTTGCTTCCCCTTCTTCCTGGGTGCAACCATCTTCCTCTCCTACACCATCTGGTC GGTGCAGCCATCAGAGATGTGCGGACCCTTCCGGGGGCTAGAAACCATCTACAAATCAGGGAAGAGCTGGGTGCTAGTGCTGCAGAAGTCCAACCCCAACATCACTTGGTTTGCCTGGGTCCACCAGCACCTGGTGGAGAACACCTTCCTCCTGTTCTTCACGTCCGGGGCCCTCCT AGCTGTGATCTACTTCTACATCCAAGTGGTGAGAGGCCAGCAGAGGGTCATCTGCCTGCTCAGGGAGCAGATCGCCAAG GAGGGGGAAGATAAGATATTTCTCATGCAGAAGCTTCACTCCGTTTATGAGCAGCGAGAGAGACGTGCCTGA